The Triticum aestivum cultivar Chinese Spring chromosome 4B, IWGSC CS RefSeq v2.1, whole genome shotgun sequence sequence ATACATGTTAGAAGGCTACTGAATGGACATATATAATACTTACAATGTTGTCGCTCGTCTTTCAGTCATAGGAACTTGAATCCACATATAGATGATCTACTTCGTAATATTTATATACATGCCATACCCTGTTTGAAGGAACTAACCGATGCATGCTGAATAATTTCCTGTGCAATGTTGATGAGGACGATCATCACTTTATCTTGTGAACTGTTAGTCAAGTAACCCCTTTTTTAACTTGTCTGTAGGgaagcaaaacaaagacaaaggtgGGTTCCCGAAACATAATCTGTTCGATCCAGAAAGATAAGAAATGTTGGTGGAAGCGCTTGCTGAAGTCAGAGGCAAAACATCCATACATCAAAGTTGACTGGAACAAATGGTGTGATGAGGATGAAGAGTCTGGTATGTGCttttgatatactccctccgtccgaaaatacttgtcatcaaaatggataaaaagagatgtatctaaaactaaaatacatctagatacatccccttttatccattttaatgacatgtatttcgggacggagggagtatgatataaATGAACAACATAGACATTTTTCCTGTACCAACTTGtggagttcatcacagaaaacggaTTTGAAAAGAAAGTGAGATGTAATTAAGTAGATCACATTTGGTTGTTGTGTGCGTCAAGTATTATGCTTTACACAAAATCAGGGTCCATTACGTTTGTCATTATGGGTGGGGTGGGACATACCATTCTTCCTGAAGGTCACATGTATGCCATTCCCAGTTTCCTCAGATTGCAATGTATTACGTAACAAGCAATTTGCTGATACGCTAAATAAGTTTATACTCTTTCGAAGCTGGTTTAATGATCATAAGTACTCTGGCTATTTAATCTGTGATCCCATCATGTAGCTGCTATGAAGCTCTACTTTCTTCACTTTTATCTGCATTTTAGTTCACTATGCATTATGCTTCGGTCGATCTAACACATAATCCCTTTCAGAGAATTCGGGTTCAGACGATGACTTTGATGGTGGTGAGGTATGAACCATGATCAACCTTCTGTGCCCCCTCATTTTCTTGCTTGGTTTATGTTTAATCCTCAGTCTAGAGTTACTTACTGTTATCCTCACGCTGTTGCAGGAAAATGAGGAAAGCGATGCTGATGATGGAATGCTGTGTGAGTGCCCATCTTGTACTTTGAATCCCACATACGCCTGGCCTTTACATTATGCTGCTTCTGACGATCAAATTCACACCTGATTAATTTACCAATATGGACATAACTTTCTGTACACAAACCTATATATATGGTTTGGAGCGTGAGCTAATCTGTATTTGTGTAGCGTCACGATAGGATTTTCGTTAGACTTCATTTTCTTAAAtagtccctccgttccaaaataagtgtcttaactttgtactaactttagtacaaagttgtactaaactttagacacttattttgagacgaagGGAATATGATTCTGCACAGAAGAAGAGTTCCTTTGATAACTTGATTTTAACTGTTGACAATTCAGTCTCTTACCACACTTGACAAGGGTTATTTTCTGCCGACAGTCAAATTCATCATTTGCGTAAACAAAGTACTGGTTGTAGCATCCCCTCAACAATGAGTCTGAAAAAAAGTCGCAATCAGAGAGCATATGTGCTCCTTGTAACTAACCCGGCGGCTTTGTTTGGTTGCAGATCTCCCTGACCTTGAGAAGCTGAGAGGGAAATGAGCAGACAGGTTGGACTGGATATATGAATGAAGTAGGTTGTGCCGCTGTAGCAAGTAACCGTTAACGCTAAAAACCTGGGATGGTGGTACCGCCAGACTTGTGACATGGTGCCATGTCTTTTAATCTACCGATCGATACTCTTTTGTCGTCGCCGAGCTAGGGTTTGGAATGTAGCTAGTGAGTCGCGTTTCGTTACCGACTTGGTTATTGCTGTTATGCAGCAAGATTTCGGACATGTATGCTGAGCACCTTGTGGTTTCTCTTCAACATGATGTGTTAATAGAGTTTCAATGGCAGGATTATATTCATGGGCACTTCAAGCATCAGTATTATTGTTTATATAGCAGTCAGTTTTTACTTTTTAGGTCTGTGGAGGGTGGATGCTGCTAAGGATTGCCTAATGGAAACATGATGTTTAGATGATTTTTACATCAAGTCCTCAGTTTGTGGATAGGTGCGCAGCGCAGCGGTGCGGATCTTTGGGTCTCGGCCTCTTGCGTGCCAATGCACCTGAATTGAAAAtaccccctccgttccaaaattcttatcttagatttgtctagatacggatgtatcgtctagatacggatgtatctaatactaaaaggtgacttgatacatccgtatttagacaaatctaagataagaattttgggacggagggagtaataatttaGAAATTGCAAAACAAATAGAGGCAAAATTCCTTATTCTTTTTGGAAACCAAATTGGTCTACTGTTACACTTGTGAAAAGTTTCACGAAGAAATGACTTGTGTGGTATTTTTGGTGAAAAATTAAACACTAAAAAAGTGAATATTCATGCCTTTTCTACTCACACTTTTTGTCCTACCGAAACTTATTCTGTGCGTACACTTTATATGTCATGGTACGCCTAGTTCTGTACAACTGTCGTCTCCCCTGAAAAGCTAGGATTTCTTTGCCTCCTACTAGCGGTCCGTCTTTGGTGGCCTTAGGGTCATGTGAGTGGAGTGGatctagtccacgaaacgggtcagaattggtcaaaattgtgagtgttgatgatcgacatgtaaacgCATTCCGGAGTTCGTCAGTCGTGAAAATCATtatgggaccctaaaacagtgagtagtcgaagaaacgggtcagaatcgactcaaactgtaagtgttgatgaccgacacgtagacgcaccctggtgttcgttaatcgtggaaatcactttgggacccaaaaTAGTGGgtaaaagtccacgaaacgggacaaaatcggccaaaattgtgagtattgatgaccgacacgtaaacgcaccccggagttcgttaatcgtggaaatcactcagggacccaaAATAAtgggtaatagtccatgaaacgggcatgaatcagccaaaactatgagtgttgatgactggcacgtaaacgcatcccggggttcatcaatcgtggaaatcatatcgagaccccaaaactgagtaatagtttaagaaacgggccagaatcggcccaaactgtgactcttaacgaccaacacgtaagcacatcttggggttcgacaaccatagaaatcgctttgggaccacaaaacggtgaataattccacgaaacaggtcagaatcggccaaaactgtgagtgttgatgaccggcacgtaaacacaccccggggttcgtcaatcgtggaaataactccaggaccccaaaacagtgagtaatagtccaagaaacgggacaaaatcggccaaaattacgactgttgatggccgacacgtaggagcaccttggggttcgacaaccatgataATCGCTTTGgatcccaaaacgatgagtaatagtccacggaacgggcagaatcgaccaaaactgtgagtgttgatgaccgacacgtaaacgcacctcggggttcgttaatcgtggaaatcacctcgggacccaaaaacaatgagtaatattccaagaaacgagccagaatcggccaaaactgcgactgttgatggccgacacgtaggcgctccttggggttcgacaactatggaaatcgcttcgggaccgaTAAACGGcaagtaatagaccacgaaactggttagaattggccaaaactatgagtgttgacaacgaacatgtaaacgcacccgCGGGATCACCAATCATGgaaaatcgctatgggaccccaaaacggcgagtaatagtgcacgaaacggaccaaaatcggccaaaattttgagtgctgatgaccgacacgtaaacgcaccccagggttcgtcagtcgtgtaaatcacttcgggaccccaaaaatgagtaatagtccaaaaacaggccagaatcggcccaaacttcgagtcttgacgaccaacacgtaagcacaccttggggtctgacaaccatggaaatcgctttggaccacaaaacggtgattaatagtccataaaacaggccagaatcggcaaaaattgtaagtgttgatgtccgacacgtaaacgcaccctggggttcatcaaccgtggaaatcactccgggaccccaaaaccgaataatagtccaagaaacgggctaaaatcggcccaaactgcgattgttgatgatggacacgtaagcgcaccttgtggttcgGCAACCATGAAAATCGatttgggacaccaaaacggtgagtaatagtcaatgaaacgggccagaatcggccaaaaccgtgagtgttgatgaccgacacgtaaacgcaccccgacgttcgttaatcgtcgaaatcacattaggaccccaaaacagtgagtaatagtccatgaaacgggccagaatcgaccaaaactgtgagtgttgatgaccgacacgtaaacacaccccagggtccattaattgtggaaatcacttcgggaccccaaaacagtgagtgatagtccatgaaacgggccagaataggctaaaactgtgagtgttgatgaccgatacgtaagtgcaccttgggtttcaacaagtatggaaatcgctttggggccccaaaacggtgagtaatagtccacgaaacgggttagaattgaccaaaaccgtgagtgttgacgacggacatgtaaacttactccagggatcgtcaatcgtggaaatttctctgggaccccaaaacggtgagtagtagtgcacgaaacggactagaatcggccaaaattgttagtgttgatgactgatacgtaaacgcacccctgggttcgtcaatcgtggaaatcactccggtaccccaaaaccgagtaatagtccaaaaaacggtccagagtcggcccaaactgtaattgttgatgacggacatgtaagtgcaccttggggttcaagaaccatggaaatcgatttgggaccccaaaatgatgagtaatagtccacgaaacgggccagaatcggccaaaaccgtgagtgttgatgaccgacacgtaaacgcaacccggggttcgtcaatcgtggaaatcacttcggggccccaaaactgagtaatagtccaagaaatgggccagaattggcccaaactgtgactcttgatgacccacacgtaagcacaacttagggttcgacaaccatggaaatcgctttgggaccacaaaacggtgtgtaatagtccacgaaacggtctagaatcggcccaaactgtgactgttgatgatgaacacataaacgcaccctggggttcgtcaatcgtagaaatccctctgggaccccaaaatagtgggtaatagtccaagaaatgggccagaattagCCCAAaccgtgaatgttgatgaccgacaaaatatgagtaatagtccacgaaatgggccagaatcggccaaaaccgtgagtgttgatgaccgacacgtaaatgcaccctggggttcgttaatcgtggcaACCACACTAGGActacaaaacaatgagtaatagtccatgaaacaggccagaatcgacccaaactgtgattgttgatgaccgacacgtaagcgcaccttggggttcgacaaccatggaaatcgattagggaccccaaaacagtgagtaattgtccatgaaacgggctagaatcggccaaaaccatgagtcttgatgaccgacacgtaaacgcacgccggggttcgttaatcatggaaattactctaggacctcaaaacggtgagtaatagtccacgaaatgggctagaatcggacaaaaccgtgagtgttgatgaccaacacgtaagtgcaccttgggtttcaacaattacaaaaatcgcttcggggccccaaaatggtaagtaatagtccatgaaacgggtcagaattggtcaAAATTGTAAGTGTTGACGACGGacgcataaacgcaccccggggatcgtcaatcgtggaaatcacacccggaagccaaaacggggagtaatagtgcacgaaacggactagaatcggccaaaattgtgagtgttgatgaccgacacgtaaacgcaccctggggttcgtcaattgtcgaaatcactctaggactcctaaacagagtaatagtccaagacacgggacagaatcagccaaaactacgactgttgatggccgacacgtaggcgcaccttggggtttgacaactgtggaaatcgcttcgggaccgcgaaacggtgagtaatagtccatgaaacgggtcagaattggtcaaaactgcgagtgttgacgacggacacgtaaacgcacaccagggatcgtcaatcgtggaaatcattgtggggccccaaaacggtgagtaataatatACGAAACGTACCACAATCGcctaaaattgtgagtgttgatgaccgacacgtaaacgcaacccggggttcgtcaatcgtggaaatcacttcggggccccaaaactgagtaatagtccaagaaatgggccagaattggcccaaactgtgactcttgatgacccacacgtaagcacaacttagggttcgacaaccatggaaatcgctttgggaccacaaaacggtgtgtaatagtccacgaaacggtctagaatcggcccaaactgtgactgttgatgatgaacacataaacgcaccctggggttcgtcaatcgtagaaatccctctgggaccccaaaatagtgggtaatagtccaagaaatgggccagaattagCCCAAaccgtgaatgttgatgaccgacaaaatatgagtaatagtccacgaaatgggccagaatcggccaaaaccgtgagtgttgatgaccgacacgtaaatgcaccctggggttcgttaatcgtggcaACCACACTAGGActacaaaacaatgagtaatagtccatgaaacaggccagaatcgacccaaactgtgattgttgatgaccgacacgtaagcgcaccttggggttcgacaaccatggaaatcgattagggaccccaaaacagtgagtaattgtccatgaaacgggctagaatcggccaaaaccatgagtcttgatgaccgacacgtaaacgcacgccggggttcgttaatcatggaaattactctaggacctcaaaacggtgagtaatagtccacgaaatgggctagaatcggacaaaaccgtgagtgttgatgaccaacacgtaagtgcaccttgggtttcaacaactacaaaaatcgcttcggggccccaaaatggtaagtaatagtccatgaaacgggtcagaattggtcaAAATTGTAAGTGTTGACGACGGacgcataaacgcaccccggggatcgtcaatcgtggaaatcacacccggaagccaaaacggggagtaatagtgcacgaaacggactagaatcggccaaaattgtgagtgttgatgaccgacacgtaaacgcaccctggggttcgtcaattgtcgaaatcactccaggacccctaaacagagtaatagtccaagacacgggacagaatcagccaaaactacgactgttgatggccgacacgtaggcgcaccttggggtttgacaactgtggaaatcgcttcgggaccgtgaaacggtgagtaatagtccatgaaacgggtcagaattggtcaaaactgcgagtgttgacgacggacacgtaaacgcacaccagggatcgtcaatcgtggaaatcattgtggggccccaaaacggtgagtaataatatACGAAACGTACCACAATCGcctaaaattgtgagtgttgatgaccgacacgtaaacgcaacccggggttcgtcaatcgtggaaatcacttcgggtccccaaaactgagtaatagtccaagaaatgggccagaattggcccaaactgtgactcttgatgacccacacgtaagcACAGcttagggttcgacaaccatggaaatcgctttgggaccacaaaacggtgtgtaatagtccacgaaacggtctagaatcggcccaaaccgtgACTGTTGATGatgaacacataaacgcaccctcgggttcgtcaatcgtagaaatccctctgggaccccaaaatagtgggtaatagtccaagaaatgggccagaattagCCCAAaccgtgaatgttgatgaccgacaaaaaatgagtaatagtccacgaaatgggccagaatcggccaaaaccgtgagtgttgatgaccgacacgtaaatgcaccctggggttcgttaattgtggcaACCACACTAGGActacaaaacaatgagtaatagtccatgaaacaggccagaatcgacccaaactgtgattgttgatgaccgacacgtaagcgcaccttggggtttgacaaccatggaaatcgattagggaccccaaaacagtgagtaattgtccatgaaacgggctagaatcggccaaaaccatgagtcttgatgaccgacacgtaaacgcacgccggggttcattaatcatggaaattactctaggacctcaaaacggtgagtaatagtccatgaaatgggccagaatcggacaaaaccgtgagtgttgatgaccgacacgtaaacgcgccccgggattcgttaatcgcggaaatcatctaggaccccaaaacagtgagtaataatagtccacgaaacgggccagaatcggcccaaactgagagtgttgatgaccgacacgtaagcgcaccttggggtttgacaactatggaaatcgcttcgcgaccccaaaatgctgggtagtagtccacgaaacgggtcaaaattggccaaaattgtgagttttgatgaccgacacgcaaacgcaACCCGgggtcgtcaatcgtggaaatcacactgggaccccaaaatagtgagtaatagtccaagaaacgggtcagaatcggcccaaactgcgattgctgatgatggacatgtaagcgcaccttggggtttgacaaccatggaaatcgcttcgggaccccaaaatgctgagtaatagtccacgaaacgggccagaatcgacaaaaactgcgagtgttggtgaccaacacataaacgcaccctggggttcaccAATCGTGGAAATCATCCCGGGACGCCAAAACATGAGTAATagaccaagaaacgggccagaatcggtcaaaattgcgactgttgatggctgacacgtaagcgcaccatggagttcaacaactatggaa is a genomic window containing:
- the LOC123090563 gene encoding co-chaperone protein p23-2: MSRQPEVLWAQRSEKVYLTISVPDAEDVVIKTEPHGIFSFSAVAHGESFSLNLELFDSILPEGSKTKTKVGSRNIICSIQKDKKCWWKRLLKSEAKHPYIKVDWNKWCDEDEESENSGSDDDFDGGEENEESDADDGMLYLPDLEKLRGK